Genomic window (Oncorhynchus mykiss isolate Arlee chromosome 21, USDA_OmykA_1.1, whole genome shotgun sequence):
CCCGGTTCCAAATCGAATGCAATAAACTTTCAGCCGAAGCGAAACACGCCTACACGGGCGCCCGGACGGGATGAATCGAACCCCTCAATGTTCCGGTATAGCGGACACGTCTGGGATTTCCGAGATTACCCACGACCCAACCCAAACAGGAAGTGTAAACACTTCTCACGTAACAGCAGCGCATGTGATAGCCTTTCTCTTCGACTCCTCAGCATTCACCACTTGGGACTCTGATACTGTTTTGCTCAGTTGGTTGGTGTGTGCACCAGAATACTCGAGGCCATGGACTCGATCAGTTGTTCGATCTGCCTGGATCTACTGAAGGATCCAGTGACTATTCCCTGTGGACACAGCTACTGTAAAGGCTGTATCAAGGGATATTGGAGTCTTGATGACCAAAAGGGAATTCACAGCTGCCCCCAGTGCCGACAGACCTTCACCCCAAGACCTGCTCTGAACAGAAACATTCTGCTGGCTGAGTTGGTAGAGAAATTGAAGACCGATTTCAAAACGGTTCCCTCTGCTTCTTGTTTCTCTGGACCTGAAGATGTGAAGTATGATCGTGATGACTCAGCCGCAGCAGCAGAGAGGACGGAGAAACAGGTAGGCCTAAGGATCTGGAACATTATACTGCCATCTATAATGTATTATATTTAGAGATCAGCTTCATTATTGCTGACTGTTTTGCCAGGAACTGGAAGAGCAGGAAATTCCAGCCAACTCCAAAGTTGAGCTGTTCCAGTGACACACACTCTGGGTTCAGTATCACATAATCCACAATTTTTAAGGTTCTTATTTGTAAATTCTCTATTCTGCTTTCAAATTGACTGATGATAGTCAAAAACCAATTCTGTTAGACAAAATAGGCTGTCACAACAAAATCACTTTAAAACAAACAAAGGATGGAGTAGATTACCGTAAACAGCAGGATGGGCCAGATAACATCCAGACTGAATCTTCAAAAGTCAAAGGTCACTCATTTACATACATTGCAGAGGCATGAACTCTGAACTATCGTAACCTTTTTGTCTTGAAGGCACTCATTTATCATTTAATTTAGTCTAAGTGATTTGTTTAGCATAATCATGTTTTTGCCATATGACAGTATTTCCCCACTCAAAAACATAACTTGGTCGATTATGAAAACTGTTGTCCATTTTGGTAATCATTCGAAAATGTTATTCTCTTCAGGGGCAGCTGAGGGAGAAACGGCAGCAGGTCGGGCTGAGaatctgtgtgagagagaaggagatgcagGACATAAGAAAGGCGGTGATGTCCCTTTCAGTGAGTATTTATTAACCATTTAGAGTATGTACATTTATTTGTCAGAAAGTTATGTACTATTTCTAAACTAAAACCAGGGAGGAGCCTAATACCACTGGGACACACTATAGGGACTGATTGTCTGGGGTCTAggcatagagaatgatagaggcctctagtggccaaaaggccaTATTAGCATGGGCAGTGCTGTAGAGGGCTTCTACCATTTTAAtttagtcaactgggtgggacttccaacttcattggctgatccctcctggtgaccttgttggagtcatgtccaaccgGATCATCAGGAGGGATCATCCAATTGTGAGGAAGAAAATGTACTAGTCAAAATGGAGCCCGCCTCAATTGCGCTGGCCATGCTATCACAGATGCTACAATGACACAATGCAAAGAGGAGTTATCTATGGGTCTAGGTGAGTGCAGAGTGAATGTGCTGGTTAAAATGGGCCCCCTTTCTTCTCTCGTAACAGCTTTCAGCACAGGCAGCAGTGGAGCACTGTGAGCTGGTCTTTGCTGAGCTGATCCGCTCCATTGAGAGAAGGCGCTGTgaggtgaaggagctgatcaGCGCCCACCAGAGGGCGTCAGTAAGCCAGGCTGAAGGACTCCTGGTGCGAATGGAGCAGGAGATAGCTGAgctgaagaggagagacaaggagctGGAGCAGCTCGCACAAACAGAGGATAACATTCATTTCCTCAAGGTGACATCACTCTTTCTATCCACAGTGGCAGGGTGGTGTTCAGAGCTAGGCACGACTACCTGAGCTTGTTCAATaggaatgtttatttttgtttgataaaatgttCCCTGTTTGTGCCCATTGAACATGACCTAGGATTCCTTACTTCTACGCAACATATAACCTCTGAGCTCCAGAATTCTGCAATTTTCTTATTGTctattcttcctctctctctctctctcgcttgctgtAGACTTTTCAGTCTCTTTGTGTGGCTCCTGGATCTGAGCTCTTACCCTATATCACTGCCAACCAGCACTTCTCCTTTGAAGAAGTGAAGAGCTCCATCTCTGGAATGATGGAGCGACTGGAGGATGTGTTGAAGGAGGAAATGGTCCAGATACCTGGAAAAGGTAAGTGTTACAGATATAGTGAAGATAAAATGTTTGGTTAACTTTCTGTTAAATGCTTCTTGATTATAAATGAATACATCCATTTGTCTGCCTATATACAATATAGTAACGGCTGTCTCCGAAGTCTATGTCCTCAGCCCAAGACCAGAATGTGAGTAATACACACACAATGAGTTAATATTTAATCTTTGTTTAattttgtatatatttgtattgaatgcttcttcattaaacatgaattACTCACGGTATCTCCCTACTCTATATAGTAATGGCTGCTGCTGAAGTACATTTTCATCATGAGCCCAAGACCAGAGTGGAGTACTTGGAGAGTAAGTAATAccgtcaaacacacacacacacacacacaccttatcacAAATGcatatttcaccttcatttaattTTTTCACTTTCTTAGACTACTGCCATCTCACGTTGGATCCCAACTCGGCGTATCAACACCTGCGTCTGTCTGAGTGCAATAGAGAAGTGTCATGGAGTGACAAGGCTCTGTCTTATTCTGACCACCCAGACAGATTCACAGACCATTACCAGGTGTTGTGTAAAGAGGATCTGTCTGGAACCCGCTACTGTGAGGTGGATAGGAGGGGGGAGTGTGAGGTAGCCATCACATACAGAAGCATCAGCAGGAAGGGCGGATTGGAATGTTGCTTTGGTTCCAATGATCAGTCCTGGAGTTTGGTGTGTCGCAACTCGAGTTGTTCCTATTGGCACAATAAGAATAGGACTGATATCCCTGTCCCCTGCTCCaccagagtaggagtgtatctggacaGCAGGGCAGGGACTCTGGCCTTCTACAGCGTCTCGGATACAATGACCCTCCTCCACAGagtccagaccacattcactGAGGACCTCTGTGCTGGGTTTTGGGTTGGTCCTGGTTGTGGATCATCTGTGGCTCTGTGTTGACTGAACGTCATAGAATCAAGTGCattttaaatcaaattgtatttgtcaaatgcgccgaatacaacaggtgtaggcttTACtgtgcttacttacgagccctttcccaacaatgcagagttaaaaagtaggaaaaaatagggaaaaaaatgaaggaaacagtaacacaaaATGACGAGACTATATACAAGTTCTACCTGTACTgactcaatgtgcaggggtacgaggtaatatgtatatgtaggtaagggtaaaagtgactaggcaatcaggatgaataataaacagagtagcagcagtgtatgcgaagagtgtgaaagtgtgtatgtgttggagtgtcagtgtagtatgtgtgggtagagtccagtgagtgtataGAGCCAGTGCTCTATGCACAAGGGGGTCAATGAAAATAGTCCGGGTAGACATTTGATGAAATTGTTCAGCGgtcttatggcttcggggtagaagctgttcaggtgccCTTTGGTCTCAGACTTGGCACTCCTGTACCTCTtgttgtgtggtagcagagagaacagtctatgacatgggtggctggagtctttgaaaaatgtttagggccttcctctgacaccgcctggtatagaggtcctggatggcagggagctcggccccagtgacaAATGGGAAGGAAATATAAGACCGATCACTTGGGAAAGTTGGAGAAAGTTGATTTGCTTAAAATTGTGACCTGGATGAAGGGAGTTGACACTTCATTTAGGAGTCCTGCTGCGAAGCCGCTCTTTATCTACAATGTTTGATTCCAGCTTTACTAATGGGGGAGGGGTGGGGCCATTGTTTTAAAGATTACAATAATAAATTAAAGAAATCATTTTTGTTTCTAGTATCATTTCTAACTTGATAAAATAAAGAACAAAACTAAGTCCCtgagggggggggtagagttgTTTTGTTACGTGAGAAAAACCAGGAGATATAATTTGGATGATTGACAGTGATTGACAGTTCCTAGATCCACTTACACTGTTGTGGTGCTTCCCCTTGACCCTGTTCCATcctctgtgtttttgtcttggTTTGGTTCaataaattaatcaaatgtatttataaagccctttttgcatcagcagatgtcacaaagtgctgtacagaaatccaacttaaaaacccaaacagcaagcaatacagatgtagaagcaccTTGATCTTGTCAATTGACTCTCTTTTTAAATTACAGGGAATGCTTTTTGATAAAGGACAGGTTATAGTTAAACTTTTTACTGAgaataatacattttaatttcTTACACCTCTTTGACCTGGAGGAAAATAAAATACATCCCAACATCCCAACTCCCAATATGTTTACTGCCtatttaaaacaaaacaaaacatatattttttacattttatccTATTGAGTAATGTTGACATTTGTGACCATTTAACCATGTACAATGTATTTAAACAGGCAACCAATAGATGCCAAAGCTGACAGTACAGTGGATCTTCTGTAAAATAGATCTAATAAAACTGTAGGAGGACAGATGAAGAGTAGAGTGGGGCTCTGTTTCTGCTGCTTGCCCAAGGTGGTTTCAGTCTCATGTCCGTAGTCCCTGGACAGTCATGTGCCTGTGCAGCAGTGCCTGTGCACCTCTTGACTTTCATGCATCTAAGCAGTGATAACCCTGTTGTGGTGTGGAGTGTAGCTGCAGTGCGGTACTGCTGGAGGGGGGAGGTGCAGGGTGGGCTGAGGGCCAAGGAACATCATTCCTCCTACAGAGGgctgacacacaacacacacagaaaccatATGTTTACTGTACTCTGGGTAATGGTCATCCCACTCGGCACACACTGGTTAAATAAACattgtttccacttcatttcagTTAAATAAACATTGAATTTatatctgtgcccagtgggatgttacTAACACTGACTTTGAATTGTCCCCTACTGAATGATATAGTTTATCTATCCACAAAATGACCGGTTACAAAAAAAAATAGCATGTGTAATATCTACATACCCCTGCTGATTGAACAGACCCTCCCCCTGCTCCAGTCCGCTGGGAACGTAGGATGGCAGGTCTTCTGGCCTGGACATGGGCTGGATGTGATGGTACACACACAGTTTGACTTTGAGAACAATACTATGATACACTTATCTCTCAAGTTCAATGTGTCACACATTCTAAATTCAATTAAGGAATCAGGAAGAaaaaatgaattacattcaacgaCGGAGTAGAGTTCTGACTTTAACTATGGAGGTCTGTAACGGTGTATGGCCTTGCAGAGTTGCTCTGGGGCTAGACCCGGAAGTCTAGCAGAGCACAGGGGGAGCAGGAAGGATGGGTTATGGATGAAGGGTTCTGGGTCCATGGACTGTGGCACACCCTAAACACATGCTTCTTCCTGTAGGAAAATCAAACCACTAGCATTAAATAAATAGTAGCACTTTATGTGATGCTTCAATCAATTCTTGTTCTAATAGTACCTCAACAGAGCATGACTTGAATGTTTCATTtgaatacacacattacattttaATCAGAAGGGTGTGTTGTCTGGGCATTTGATCTCTGTAGCAGGGATGCTTGCCTCTTCACAGGACAAAGTGTcctctctgcagctctccactTTTTCATGATGTTCAGCCCAGGCCTGGTGTGGCTTTACCCTAGTACAGCGTGCAGGTGTGTACCATGCTATGGCCTAGCCACCCACCAGAGTATGCAGATCATCATATGTTATGTATACAGCACATTCAATGCTAACATACAAGTACTAACATATAGAGAGACTTGTAGGAAATGTATTGTTTCGATTAATTATGTGATAAAGGGCAAATAATGTAGTCCTGgatcaattacagtgccttgcgaaagtattcggcccccttgaactttgcgaccttttgccagacttcaggcttcaaacataaagctataaaactgtatttttttgtgaagaatcaacaacaagtgggacacaatcatgaagtggaacgacatttattggatatttcaaacttttttaacaaatcaaaaactgaaaaattgggcgtgcaaaattattcagcccccttaagttaatactttgtagcgccaccttttgctgcgattacagctgtaagtcgcttggggtatgtctctatcagttttgcacatcgagagactgacattttttcccattcctccttgcaaaacagctcgagctcagtgaggttggatggagagcatttgtgaacagcagttttcagttctttccacagattcttgattggattcaggtctggactttgacttggccattctaacacctggatatgtttatttttgaaccattccattgtagattttgctttatgttttggatcattgtcttgttggaagacaaatctccgtcccagtctcaggtcttttgcagactccatcaggttttcttccagaatggtcctgtatttggctccatccatcttcccatcaattttaaccatcttccctgtccctgctgaagaaaagcaggcccaaaccatgatgctgccaccaccatgcttgacagtggggatggtgtgttcagctgtgttgcttttacgccaaacataacgttttgcattgttgccaaaaagttcaattttggtttcatctgaccagagcaccttcttccacatgtttggtgtgtctcccaggtggcttgtggcaaactttaaacaacactttttatggatatctttaagaaatggctttcttcttgccactcttccataaaggccagatttgtgcaatatacgactgattgttgtcctatggacagagtctcccacctcagctgtagatctctgcagttcatccagagtgatcatgggcctcttggctgcatctctgatcagtcttctccttgaatgagctgaaagtttagagggacggccaggtcttggtagatttgcagtggtctgatactccttccatttcaatattattgcttgcacagtgctccttgggctgtttaaagcttgggaaatctttttgtatccaaatccggctttaaacttcttcacaacagtatctcggacctgcctggtgtgttccttgttcttcatgatgctctctgcgcttttaacggacctctgagactatcccagtgcaggtgcatttatacggagacttgattacaca
Coding sequences:
- the LOC110499946 gene encoding E3 ubiquitin/ISG15 ligase TRIM25 isoform X2 encodes the protein MDSISCSICLDLLKDPVTIPCGHSYCKGCIKGYWSLDDQKGIHSCPQCRQTFTPRPALNRNILLAELVEKLKTDFKTVPSASCFSGPEDVKYDRDDSAAAAERTEKQGQLREKRQQVGLRICVREKEMQDIRKAVMSLSLSAQAAVEHCELVFAELIRSIERRRCEVKELISAHQRASVSQAEGLLVRMEQEIAELKRRDKELEQLAQTEDNIHFLKTFQSLCVAPGSELLPYITANQHFSFEEVKSSISGMMERLEDVLKEEMVQIPGKVYVLSPRPELMAAAEVHFHHEPKTRVEYLENYCHLTLDPNSAYQHLRLSECNREVSWSDKALSYSDHPDRFTDHYQVLCKEDLSGTRYCEVDRRGECEVAITYRSISRKGGLECCFGSNDQSWSLVCRNSSCSYWHNKNRTDIPVPCSTRVGVYLDSRAGTLAFYSVSDTMTLLHRVQTTFTEDLCAGFWVGPGCGSSVALC
- the LOC110499946 gene encoding E3 ubiquitin/ISG15 ligase TRIM25 isoform X1; amino-acid sequence: MDSISCSICLDLLKDPVTIPCGHSYCKGCIKGYWSLDDQKGIHSCPQCRQTFTPRPALNRNILLAELVEKLKTDFKTVPSASCFSGPEDVKYDRDDSAAAAERTEKQGQLREKRQQVGLRICVREKEMQDIRKAVMSLSLSAQAAVEHCELVFAELIRSIERRRCEVKELISAHQRASVSQAEGLLVRMEQEIAELKRRDKELEQLAQTEDNIHFLKTFQSLCVAPGSELLPYITANQHFSFEEVKSSISGMMERLEDVLKEEMVQIPGKVTAVSEVYVLSPRPELMAAAEVHFHHEPKTRVEYLENYCHLTLDPNSAYQHLRLSECNREVSWSDKALSYSDHPDRFTDHYQVLCKEDLSGTRYCEVDRRGECEVAITYRSISRKGGLECCFGSNDQSWSLVCRNSSCSYWHNKNRTDIPVPCSTRVGVYLDSRAGTLAFYSVSDTMTLLHRVQTTFTEDLCAGFWVGPGCGSSVALC